In the Wyeomyia smithii strain HCP4-BCI-WySm-NY-G18 chromosome 2, ASM2978416v1, whole genome shotgun sequence genome, one interval contains:
- the LOC129721975 gene encoding retinol dehydrogenase 13-like — translation MFRSKLVLGMSVTGTLVGGAVMLKDYMQGGRFKRGDVRADGKVVIVTGANTGIGKETAMFLARRGAHVYMACRDMTRCETARQEVVLETKNANVYCRQCDLSSLQSVRKFAEQFKQEQNRLDILINNAGVMRCPRSLTKEGIELQLGVNHMGHFLLTNLLLDMLKLSAPSRIVVVSSLAHTRGKINVQDLNSEKSYDPATAYEQSKLANILFTRELAKRLQGTGVTVNAVHPGVVDTELMRHMGLFNSWFSSILIKPFAWPFLKTPIFGAQTSVYAALDPDLEKVSGQYFSDCAPKDVADQAKDDKLAQWLWAVSEKWTGTLTGTAAVS, via the exons ATGTTTCGGAGCAAGCTTGTACTAGGAATGAGCGTCACCGGGACTCTCGTTGGTGGTGCTGTGATGTTGAA GGACTACATGCAAGGCGGTCGATTCAAGCGTGGTGACGTTCGGGCAGATGGAAAGGTTGTAATCGTTACGGGAGCCAACACCGGCATTGGTAAAGAAACCGCGATGTTTCTGGCCCGCCGGGGCGCTCACGTTTATATGGCCTGTCGAGATATGACAAGATGCGAAACAGCACGCCAGGAAGTGGTCTTGGAGACGAAAAATGCTAACGTGTACTGTCGACAGTGCGATTTGTCCTCGCTGCAATCGGTGCGCAAGTTTGCGGAACA ATTTAAACAGGAACAAAATCGTTTGGATATATTAATCAACAACGCAGGCGTTATGCGCTGTCCCCGGTCCCTTACGAAGGAAGGGATCGAATTACAGCTGGGTGTCAACCATATGGGACATTTCCTGCTAACAAATTTGCTTTTAGATATGCTCAAGTTATCGGCACCTAGCCGAATTGTTGTGGTTTCTAGTCTTGCCCATACACGTGGCAAAATAAACGTGCAGGATTTGAATAGTGAAAAAAGTTACGATCCAGCCACTGCTTACGAGCAGAGTAAGTTAGCCAATATTCTATTTACAAGAGAATTGGCCAAACGATTACAAGGAACTGGAGTGACCGTTAATGCTGTCCATCCAGGGGTTGTAGATACGGAGTTGATGAGACACATGGGTCTTTTCAACAGCTGGTTTTCGAGCATACTGATTAAACCGTTTGCTTGGCCATTCCTAAAGACGCCAATTTTCGGCGCTCAGACATCGGTGTATGCTGCATTGGATCCGGATTTGGAAAAAGTATCAGGCCAGTATTTTAGCGATTGTGCCCCGAAAGATGTCGCCGATCAGGCCAAAGATGATAAACTAGCACAATGGCTGTGGGCTGTTAGCGAGAAGTGGACTGGTACCCTAACTGGAACGGCTGCGGTTTCCTGA